The following are encoded together in the Planctomycetaceae bacterium genome:
- a CDS encoding TatD family hydrolase translates to MSDLPPLIDTHCHLCHERLAERIDDVLAAARSAGVVAVIVAAGDLAEAAAARDLARSHRDLSFIAGIHPHAAKSAAPGYLDTLRAMAAEPRFAAVGEIGLDYHYDFSPREIQRRVFAEQLDAARQLGAGAIIHTREAFDDTLAIVGESGLEGGHIVFHSFTEDPAAARRALDLGAMISFSGIVTFAKSQALRQTAAIVPDDRLLIETDAPYLSPEPVRKMKTNEPANVAHVARCLAAVRGVSYDAIARQTTANARRFLDRT, encoded by the coding sequence ATGAGCGACCTGCCCCCACTCATCGACACCCACTGCCACCTCTGCCACGAGCGATTGGCTGAGCGCATCGACGACGTGCTGGCCGCCGCACGCTCAGCCGGCGTGGTCGCCGTGATCGTCGCCGCCGGCGACCTGGCCGAGGCCGCCGCCGCACGAGACCTCGCCCGTAGCCATCGCGACCTGTCTTTCATAGCCGGCATTCACCCGCACGCGGCCAAGTCCGCCGCGCCGGGATATCTTGACACCCTGCGGGCGATGGCGGCCGAGCCGAGGTTCGCCGCCGTGGGCGAGATCGGGCTGGACTACCATTACGACTTCTCGCCGCGCGAGATCCAGCGTCGAGTCTTCGCCGAGCAGCTTGACGCGGCGCGGCAACTCGGCGCCGGCGCAATCATTCACACGCGAGAAGCGTTCGACGACACCCTGGCCATCGTGGGCGAGTCCGGGCTCGAGGGCGGCCACATCGTCTTTCATTCATTCACCGAAGATCCCGCCGCCGCCCGCCGGGCGCTGGACCTGGGGGCGATGATCAGCTTCTCGGGCATCGTCACGTTCGCCAAGTCCCAGGCCCTGCGCCAGACAGCCGCCATCGTGCCGGACGACCGCCTGCTGATCGAGACCGACGCCCCGTACCTTTCCCCCGAGCCGGTGCGCAAGATGAAGACTAACGAACCGGCCAACGTCGCTCACGTGGCACGGTGCCTGGCGGCGGTGCGCGGCGTGAGCTACGACGCCATCGCGCGTCAGACCACCGCCAACGCCCGGCGGTTCCTTGACCGAACTTGA
- a CDS encoding YraN family protein encodes MWPFRTGKRRDDADVGSRGEALARSFLKKQGLKILAENYRCASGEIDLIALDSRDNAADVLAFVEVKTRTSAEHSQPEAAVHWRKKKRIRSAAAHYLARHAAQDLDIRYDIVTVLLDQDPPRINHMTGAF; translated from the coding sequence ACGTGGGTTCACGCGGCGAAGCTCTCGCCCGTTCCTTTCTCAAAAAGCAAGGCCTCAAAATCCTCGCCGAAAATTATCGCTGCGCCTCCGGCGAAATCGACCTGATCGCCCTGGACAGCCGAGACAACGCCGCCGACGTGCTGGCCTTCGTCGAAGTCAAAACCCGCACCAGCGCCGAGCACTCCCAGCCCGAAGCGGCCGTTCACTGGCGCAAGAAGAAACGCATCCGCAGCGCCGCCGCCCATTATCTCGCCCGCCACGCTGCGCAGGACCTGGACATCCGCTACGACATCGTCACGGTGCTGCTCGACCAGGACCCGCCGCGGATCAACCACATGACCGGAGCGTTCTGA
- a CDS encoding MoxR family ATPase has protein sequence MAQESNSGDFAAQVEAFGADYNRIAESIATVIVGHQQVVHDVLTCLLCGGHALLEGVPGLGKTLLVRTLGQALEMSFSRIQFTPDLMPADITGTNVVVEAPGGGKAFQFHPGPIFANLVLADEINRATPKTQSAVLEAMQEKTVSISRTTHALPRPFLVMATQNPLEMEGTYPLPEAQLDRFMLKIRVESPSAKELAAIIARTTGEETAPAPRAADAAGIIAMQQLVRQVPVATHVNGYVARLVLATDPRNDAASPDTKKYIRYGASPRGAQSIVMASKVLALRDGRANVALDDIKSVAVAALRHRIILSFEGQADGIDTDDLIAKVVASVPSAAQE, from the coding sequence ATGGCTCAGGAAAGCAATTCCGGCGACTTTGCCGCGCAGGTCGAGGCCTTCGGGGCCGACTACAACCGCATCGCCGAGTCGATCGCCACGGTGATCGTCGGCCACCAGCAGGTCGTGCATGACGTGCTGACGTGCCTGCTCTGCGGCGGGCACGCGCTGCTGGAGGGCGTGCCGGGCCTGGGTAAGACGCTGCTGGTGCGCACGCTGGGGCAGGCGCTGGAGATGAGCTTCAGCCGCATCCAGTTCACGCCCGACCTGATGCCCGCCGACATCACCGGCACCAATGTGGTGGTCGAGGCCCCAGGCGGCGGCAAGGCCTTCCAGTTCCACCCCGGACCGATCTTCGCCAACCTCGTGCTGGCCGACGAGATCAACCGCGCCACGCCCAAGACGCAGTCTGCCGTGCTCGAGGCGATGCAGGAAAAGACCGTCTCGATCTCGCGCACGACGCACGCCCTGCCGCGGCCATTCCTGGTGATGGCCACGCAGAACCCCCTCGAGATGGAAGGCACGTATCCGCTGCCCGAGGCGCAGCTCGATCGCTTCATGCTCAAGATCCGCGTCGAGTCGCCCAGCGCCAAGGAGCTGGCGGCGATCATCGCCCGCACGACCGGCGAAGAGACGGCGCCGGCCCCGCGCGCCGCCGACGCCGCCGGCATCATCGCGATGCAGCAGTTGGTGCGCCAGGTGCCGGTGGCGACGCACGTGAATGGCTATGTCGCCCGCCTGGTGCTGGCGACGGATCCGCGAAACGACGCGGCCTCGCCGGACACGAAGAAATACATCCGCTATGGCGCCAGCCCGCGCGGCGCCCAGAGCATCGTGATGGCCTCGAAGGTGCTGGCGCTGCGCGACGGGCGGGCCAACGTCGCCCTGGACGATATTAAATCCGTCGCCGTCGCGGCGCTGCGACACCGGATCATCCTGTCGTTCGAAGGCCAGGCCGACGGCATCGACACCGACGACCTGATCGCCAAGGTCGTCGCAAGCGTCCCCTCGGCCGCCCAGGAGTAA